The DNA sequence ACAGCTGACTGATGGCTCTGGCGTGGTCACTCTGGCGCTCTGGCGTGTGCAGCGGATGCTGATACAGGGCCGCAAACCACTGGCCGTAGGGTTTGAACATCGCCTTGGAGCGACTCGCTCGGGTTTGCCCCAAGTGCGACTCGCCAAAGAGAATGTAGGCGATGATACCGACGAGGGGGAGGAAATAGATCACCAGTATCCAGGAGAAGGAGACCCCTATGGTGCGGCGTTTAATCACCAAGCGCAGCGCGATGGCGCCAAGAAACAACCAATAGATGAATACGCCGGCAATGGCGAGGATTTGATGTACATTTTCCATAATGTCTGCTTGAGCCTGAATTGCACTCGCTCGAGTATGATTCGATAATGGCGTTGAATCTAAATATAGCCTGATCGCTATCATATAGGCTAAGCTGCTGGTGCTAAAGCACTATTTTTATCATCTAGATTTAACGACAGCCACTTCGACAGTAGAGTAACTCTGTGAGCCAAAACCGATCCAATTCGCCGCGTTTACTGCGCTGGGGGATAAAATCATTACTATTATTACTCCTAAGTGCGGCTGCTTATGTGGCAGTGGTGACCTATCTTAACGGCGAGCCAGAGGTGATGATGAGTGAGGTTGAACCGGTTTTTGTCTCCCAATGTGTTGCCGCGCACACTAGTCAGGCGCTGGATAATGATGGGCTACTCAGAGTCGGTGTGTGGAACATCTATAAGCAGCAAAAGCGTGGCTGGCAGCAGGCTCTCAGTAAGATCGCCGAACGTAGCGAGATCATGTTGTTGCAGGAAGCTAAGTTAAACGCAGGCTTTAATCAGTATCTTAATGGCTCTAGCCTGCATCTGGTGATGGCTAAGGCGTTCTCGCTGCTGAAATCTCCCGTAGGGGTAATGAACCTCGCCACAGAGCAGGCGCGCGATGCCTGTGCCTATCATGCGGTCGAGCCCTGGATCCGTTTTGCCAAATCGACCCTCATCTCGCGTTACTCCCTGTCCAATGGGCAGACCCTACTGGTGGTCAATCTGCACGGCATCAACTTCGACTGGCAGCTTAAGAGCTATCGCGCCCAGTGGCAGCAGATAGTACAGAAGATTAATCTGCATCAGGGGCCAGTGATCTTAGGCGGCGATTTTAATACCTGGCGGGGTCAGCGTATGGCCTATATCGAGCAGCTCGCCCACCAGCTCAGGCTGAAGGAGGCGGTATACGAAGAAGACAAGCGTCAGCGAGTGTTCGGCTTGCCGCTGGATCATCTCTATTATCGTGGCCTGAATCTAGTTGCGGCCGAGTCTTTTACCAGCCAGGCATCGGATCACAATCCCATCTGGGCTGAGTTCAGGTTAAAGCCAGTAGCACATTAGCACCTCGATACCTCACCACCAGTCGAAGTTCATTGATAGTCGAAACTCATTGGTAGTCGAAACGACACTCCTCCGTATGACGGTTGAACCTGGCGAGAAAGCCAGGATGCTTCTCCAAGAAGGTTTTACCAAAGTAGACCCCAAGATCGATACGCATGTTTGGGCGTTTGACGAAGGCGTCCATTGAGAGGTGCGACTGACGTACCTGCTCCTCGAACAGCAGCGCATTCTCCATCACACCGTCAATGCGCCTGGCATCCAGCAATTTGACCAGCTCGTTAATGGTGGGAAAGATCTTCACCTTTTTGAACTTATTCTTGGCTAACCAGTGGGCGCTATTGGAATGGATGCGCGCGCCAAACAGGGTATTGGATTTCAGGCTAGCCACACTGGTCGGGATCCGGTACTCGTTGTGGTAATAGAAGTTCCACTCCTGCTGAATGAAGGTATTACTCTGCACGGCAAATTGATCGCGCCATTCGTTGCGCGAGGCTGAGAAGAAGCCATCATATTTTCCCTGTTTGACGCTGTTTTGTGCCCGGCCCCAGGGAAGGAAGATCACCCTGTAGGCTTGATCGATTTTTGTCATTACACAATCGAGCGCGGTTAGTCCAAAACCGCCTTGATGGGCGACGCCCTGTGCGTCTCTCTCCTGGCTATGATAGGGCGCCCATTCCTGCGTTGCTATTGTGACTAGCTTAGGAGTTACAAGCTTAGGCTCTTCTTTTTGTGATGAACTATTTTGATCCTCTGTTGCTGTAACATTAGCGGCCATGAAGAGTGGAGAACCTAAAATTAATAGACTAGCGCAAAATATTTTCATGGCTAAATTATGCGAAGAAAGTTGCCTAGAAGGGTCACTTTTCCTGCTTTTTAATTGGGCGCTATTCTTAGCGTTTGTGCGCGCGCTAAATTGGGCTTTGGACTTGATGATATTAAGCATGACTACCTCTTGAGGCTCTAAATTCAGTGTAGTGCCCGTCAACTCTGTGTCAAAAGCAGCTTACCTTATACCTTGTGTTGATGAGCTAAGCGTTTAACTCTGGTGCAAGGTCAGCTTTTAACGTTCGGCCGATAGAGGGTTAAGCCTGGCAAATACCTTTGTAACAAAGCTTGTCTAAGATGGTGTGATAGCTGCAATTTTCCTGGCAACGTGATTTACTATGGGCCAACTGGGCTAAGCTCATGTATTGGCTTATCTATCGGTTCGAGTATCTCTGCTGCAAAAAACGTCGAGTAAGGCCGTTAAAGGCATGTTTTAAGCTGCAAGCTAAGAAGTCGTTATTAGAAAGCCGTTAAGAGAAAGTCGTTAAGAGAAAGCCGTTAATAATAAGAATGAAGGGAAGAAGAATCATGAAGAAAAGCGTCATTGCTGCCGCCATCGTCCTGGGGCTAGGTAGTCTTACCGGCTGTCAGACACACACTAGCGAAACTGCAAGTACTCAGAAGGCGAGCATTGCCGAGGTACAGGCACTGAGTTTTGCCGAGTTTTCCAATCAATTTATCGATGCTTTGTGGCAGCAGTCGCCGACCTGGGCGCTCTATAGTGGTTATCACAAATATGACGGTGTGCTTAAGGTGCCTAATGCCCAAAGCCGTATCGAAAGCTTAGCCTTCGTCGACGCCCAGCTTAAGCTGTTAAATGGCTTTGATGTGAATAAGCTAACCCCGAGTGAGCTTATCGACTACAAGCTTATCGAGAACCTGTTGAAGCAAGACCGCTGGGAGATAGACACCTTCAAGTCCTGGCAATGGAACCCTGCGAACTACAACGTAGCCGGTGGATTCGCTCAGCTGGTTAACGAAGACTTTGCACCGCTGGACGAGCGTCTGCGCTCATTCCTGGCTCGCATGGAGAATGTTCCTGCCTACTACGCCGCGGCGAAAGAAAATATCGACAAGCCGACCCTAGAGCATACCCAATTAGCCATAATGCAAAACCGCGGCGCCTTCAGCGTCTTCTCAGACGACTTATTGAAGCAGGTTGCCGCCTCGGGTCTCAGCGATGACGAGAAAACCCTGTTCAATACCCGTTTCAAGCTCGCGGTCGATGCCATTAATCAACATATCGACTGGTTGACTGGCCTGGAAGCCAAGCTGACTAAAGAGGGCGCCCGTAGCTTTAGAATTGGTGAAGAGCTCTATGAGCAGAAGTTTGCCTTCGATATTCAATCGGGCATGTCGGCCAAGCAGCTCTATGAGAAGGCCTTAGCGGATAAGGCAAGAGTCCAGGGCGAGATGGCTAAGATCACCACGCAGCTTTGGAGCAAGTATTTCAAGACAGAGATGCCCAGCGACACTAAGGTGGCGACTCGACAGTTGATCGACAAGCTGTCGGCCCGCCATGTGAAACGCGAAGACTTTGTTACCGAGGTGCGTGCCCAGATCCCTGAGTTGGTCAAGTTCGTCAACGAGAAGCAGTTGGTGACGTTAGATCCTAACAAGCCGCTAGTGGTGCGTGAAACCCCAGAATATATGCGTGGTTTCGCCGGCGCTTCGATTAGCGCACCTGGCCCCTATGAGAAGACGGGTAATACCTACTACAACGTCACACCGCTGGATGGCATGAGCGACGCTTCTGCAGAGAGTTACCTGAGAGAATACAACCATTGGATCTTGCAGGTACTTAACATTCACGAGGCGATCCCGGGTCACTACACCCAACTGGTATACTCTAATGAGTCGCCAAGCCTGGTGAAGAGCCTATTTGGTAACGGTGCCATGGTTGAAGGTTGGGCGGTTTACGCTGAGCGTATGATGCTGGAAGAGGGTTATGGTAACTTTGAGCCAGAGATGTGGCTCATGTATTACAAGTGGAACCTAAGGGTCATTGCCAACACCATTCTGGACTACAGCATTCAGGTGAAGGGGATGACAGAGGAGGAGGCAATTGCGCTGATGACTCAGGAAGCCTTCCAGCAACAGGCTGAGGCCGAAGGCAAATGGCGCCGCGCGACTCTGAGCCAGGTGCAACTCACCAGTTACTACGCGGGTTATCGTGAGATCTATGATTTCCGTGAGGAACTTAAGGCTAAGCAGGGAGAAGACTTTAACCTTAAAGGCTTCCACGAACAGTTCTTAAGCTATGGTAGCGCGCCGGTGAAATACATTCGCCAGTTGATGCTCAAATAGAGACAACTTGTCTTTAAGGGCCCCAAAAGGGGCCTTTTTTATGTCGCGAGTATCAATGGGGTGGGATGCTGGTCAAAGTTTTATCCTTTAGAGGTATAAAGGACTGGATTGGCCCGACGAGTTAATGTAACCTTAATGATAACTATTATCATTAAGGTTCTTAAATGGAAAGAGTGTTACTCGTTGATGATGATCCCTTTGCGCGCGAAGTCCTCTATCTTGGCCTAGTCGCCAGCGGGTATCAGGTGCATTGTGCCAGTAATGGCCAGGAAGCACTGCTTATTTTAGGCAAAATGGCGATCGATCTCATTATCTTGGATATCGAGATGCCCCTTGTGGATGGTTTTGCGTTTCTAGAGGCGCGTAGCGACAACTTGCCGGTGATCCTGATCTCGGCTACCGATGAAGAGGAGCGGCGGGTAAAAGGGTTTCGTCTCGGCGCCGACGATTTTCTCTCAAAACCTGTAAGTGTGCGAGAGCTGGTGGCGCGTATCGATGCCCTGCGTCGCCGCGCAGCTATCACCAAGGCGCAGCTGACCGAGGTTCTGCCGCCGCCAATCAAGGCGATCTATTTTAACCAAAATGATTTCAGCATAGAGGTGGCTGAGCGGCGCGTCGCCCTGACCCAGACCGAGTTTAAGCTACTTAAATACCTGTTTGATCGCAAAGGAGAGGTGATCACCAAACAGGAGCTGCAGAAAAGTGTGTTGAAGAAAGATCTGGGACAGTTTGATCGAAACCTGGATATGCACATCAGTAATACCCGGCGTAAGCTTGCCAAGATCTGCCTGCCGAAAACCATCATCAACACTGTCCGTGGCCAGGGATACAGCTTTCTGTGTTAGTCAAAATGACAGCAAAAAAACTGGCTTTTATTTGGCGCTAGCGGTGCGAAAACGGGGCGAATTAGTTTATCCTTAGGGGATCAGCAGACCCAAGATGTCTGCCTTAACTCAATGAAGGAATGGATATGCTAATCAGTGCCAATTTTGACGGCGGTAATATTGAGGTCATCAACCAAGATGATATCAATAATGTGCAACTGGCCATTAGACCCGATGAAGGGGGCGAGTTTTTCCAGTGGTTCAATTTTCGTCTGCAAGGTGAAGTAGGCCAGCGCTATACCCTAAATATCATCAACGCGGGCCAAGCCTCTTACACTAAGGGCTGGGAAGACTATCAGGCCGCGGCCACCTACGACAGGCAGCAATGGTTCCGCCTGCCGACCCAGTATCAAGATGGCAAACTTACCATAGAGGTCGAGCTGGATTGCGAGATGATCCAAATCGCCTATTTCGCACCCTATAGCTACGAGCGTCATCAGGATCTGCTTAGCGCCGTTCAGGTGCATCCACTCGTCTCACTCGAGCATCTGGGTAAAACCTTAGACGATCGCGACATGACCCTGGTTAAGGTGGGTGATGAAGATGAAGAGAAAGCTAAGATCTGGATCACCGCACGTCAACATCCGGGTGAAACCATGGCCGAGTGGCTGGTGGAAGGCCTGCTAAATAATCTTCTCGATGGCGATTGTCCGACGGCCAAGGCGCTGCTGGATAAGGCCAACTTCTATATCGTACCTAACATGAACCCGGATGGCGGCGTACGTGGCCACCTGAGAACCAATGCTAAAGGCGTTAACCTAAACCGCGAATGGCAGAGTCCGTCGCTGGAGAAGAGCCCAGAGGTGTATCATGTGGTCAATCGCATGAAAGAGACTGGCGTCGATCTCTACTACGATGTGCATGGCGATGAAGGCCTGCCATATGTGTTCCTCGCAGGCTGTGAAGGCGTGCCGGGTTACAATCAAAAGATGGCGGATCTGCAGGGCGATTTCGTTAAGGCATTGCTGATGGCCAGTGCCGATTTCCAAGATGAGTTCGGTTATGATAAAGACGAGCCAGGCCAGGCCAACCTGACCGTTGCGTCAAACTGGGTGGCGCAGACCTTCGGCTGTCTCTCTAACACCCTGGAGATGCCATTTAAAGATAATGCCAACATGCCAGATCCTATGTCTGGTTGGTCGCCTGAGCGTTGCATCTACCTGGGTGAGGCGTCACTGCTCGCCATGCTGGCCGTGGTCGATAAGCTAAGATAGGAGTCCGCAATGGCCTTAGTAGAATGCCCAAGTTGTCAAAAGCGCATATCGAGTTTGGCTAAGAGCTGCCCGCACTGTTCGTCGGGCTTGTCGGGGGATAACGAGTCACTTAATCGGATCAGCCATATCAAGCGTACCAATCAGCTGATGAACCAGAGCTTTCTGGCGATGACGCTGTTTATTGCCGGTGTTGTGATCTGGTTTTGGGGCGGCGAGCCGGCGGAAGGGCTCAGAGCCAATATCGCCGGCATCTGTTTCGTCTTTGGCTTCGTCGGCTATCTGATAGCCAGAGTCCGCATAGTGTTACATAAACGGAAGAGTATATGAGTGATATCAATAAGGTGATCGACGATATGCCTCAAGAGGTATACGAGCGATTACTCAGCGCCGCCGAACTCGGCAAGTGGGAAGATGGCACAGTGCTGTCTGATGAGCAGAAAGACTCGACACTGCAGCTGGTAATGCTGTACCAGGCTCGCAGGTTGAACCAGACAGATCATTTCACCATTAATAACCAAGGTGAATTGAATGAACTGTCAAAGGCCGAGCTGAAACGTCAGTTCAAGGGCGAGAGTATCGCTGCCTTCAAAGAGCAAGACCTCTAAGAGTGAAAAGCCCCTGATGACAGGGGCTTTTTTATTTCGCATTGTTAGTCTTAAACCAATTAGTCTTCGGTGAGCTCGCCGCAGAGATCTTGCTGCA is a window from the Shewanella loihica PV-4 genome containing:
- a CDS encoding endonuclease/exonuclease/phosphatase family protein, translating into MSQNRSNSPRLLRWGIKSLLLLLLSAAAYVAVVTYLNGEPEVMMSEVEPVFVSQCVAAHTSQALDNDGLLRVGVWNIYKQQKRGWQQALSKIAERSEIMLLQEAKLNAGFNQYLNGSSLHLVMAKAFSLLKSPVGVMNLATEQARDACAYHAVEPWIRFAKSTLISRYSLSNGQTLLVVNLHGINFDWQLKSYRAQWQQIVQKINLHQGPVILGGDFNTWRGQRMAYIEQLAHQLRLKEAVYEEDKRQRVFGLPLDHLYYRGLNLVAAESFTSQASDHNPIWAEFRLKPVAH
- a CDS encoding substrate-binding periplasmic protein — encoded protein: MTKIDQAYRVIFLPWGRAQNSVKQGKYDGFFSASRNEWRDQFAVQSNTFIQQEWNFYYHNEYRIPTSVASLKSNTLFGARIHSNSAHWLAKNKFKKVKIFPTINELVKLLDARRIDGVMENALLFEEQVRQSHLSMDAFVKRPNMRIDLGVYFGKTFLEKHPGFLARFNRHTEECRFDYQ
- a CDS encoding DUF885 domain-containing protein, which encodes MKKSVIAAAIVLGLGSLTGCQTHTSETASTQKASIAEVQALSFAEFSNQFIDALWQQSPTWALYSGYHKYDGVLKVPNAQSRIESLAFVDAQLKLLNGFDVNKLTPSELIDYKLIENLLKQDRWEIDTFKSWQWNPANYNVAGGFAQLVNEDFAPLDERLRSFLARMENVPAYYAAAKENIDKPTLEHTQLAIMQNRGAFSVFSDDLLKQVAASGLSDDEKTLFNTRFKLAVDAINQHIDWLTGLEAKLTKEGARSFRIGEELYEQKFAFDIQSGMSAKQLYEKALADKARVQGEMAKITTQLWSKYFKTEMPSDTKVATRQLIDKLSARHVKREDFVTEVRAQIPELVKFVNEKQLVTLDPNKPLVVRETPEYMRGFAGASISAPGPYEKTGNTYYNVTPLDGMSDASAESYLREYNHWILQVLNIHEAIPGHYTQLVYSNESPSLVKSLFGNGAMVEGWAVYAERMMLEEGYGNFEPEMWLMYYKWNLRVIANTILDYSIQVKGMTEEEAIALMTQEAFQQQAEAEGKWRRATLSQVQLTSYYAGYREIYDFREELKAKQGEDFNLKGFHEQFLSYGSAPVKYIRQLMLK
- a CDS encoding response regulator transcription factor, producing the protein MERVLLVDDDPFAREVLYLGLVASGYQVHCASNGQEALLILGKMAIDLIILDIEMPLVDGFAFLEARSDNLPVILISATDEEERRVKGFRLGADDFLSKPVSVRELVARIDALRRRAAITKAQLTEVLPPPIKAIYFNQNDFSIEVAERRVALTQTEFKLLKYLFDRKGEVITKQELQKSVLKKDLGQFDRNLDMHISNTRRKLAKICLPKTIINTVRGQGYSFLC
- a CDS encoding M14 family metallopeptidase, giving the protein MLISANFDGGNIEVINQDDINNVQLAIRPDEGGEFFQWFNFRLQGEVGQRYTLNIINAGQASYTKGWEDYQAAATYDRQQWFRLPTQYQDGKLTIEVELDCEMIQIAYFAPYSYERHQDLLSAVQVHPLVSLEHLGKTLDDRDMTLVKVGDEDEEKAKIWITARQHPGETMAEWLVEGLLNNLLDGDCPTAKALLDKANFYIVPNMNPDGGVRGHLRTNAKGVNLNREWQSPSLEKSPEVYHVVNRMKETGVDLYYDVHGDEGLPYVFLAGCEGVPGYNQKMADLQGDFVKALLMASADFQDEFGYDKDEPGQANLTVASNWVAQTFGCLSNTLEMPFKDNANMPDPMSGWSPERCIYLGEASLLAMLAVVDKLR
- a CDS encoding YeaC family protein, whose translation is MSDINKVIDDMPQEVYERLLSAAELGKWEDGTVLSDEQKDSTLQLVMLYQARRLNQTDHFTINNQGELNELSKAELKRQFKGESIAAFKEQDL